A genomic region of Lytechinus pictus isolate F3 Inbred chromosome 2, Lp3.0, whole genome shotgun sequence contains the following coding sequences:
- the LOC129270225 gene encoding sodium-dependent dopamine transporter-like: protein METKPIANGVAPSEDVTDHGNSNSHPDRPDVVEVGIDNPTIDLGDEVPISVHIIRPEEAGIAPVVNHDSMPNNNFMKDGYANDPSATELLNDTKVVEMEMEDRTRLPVKEEYEKDNDKEDDEERETWGRKIDFLLSVIGFSVDLANVWRFPYLVYRNGGGAFLIPYVLFLLIGGMPMLYMELALGQYNRGGAISVWKICPIFQGKSVLTT, encoded by the exons ATGGAGACCAAACCCATCGCCAACGGCGTCGCTCCCTCCGAGGACGTCACTGACCACGGCAACTCGAATTCCCATCCCGACCGTCCTGACGTCGTCGAAGTCGGCATCGACAACCCGACGATCGATCTCGGAGACGAGGTGCCCATCTCGGTTCACATTATCCGCCCCGAAGAAGCCGGCATCGCCCCGGTAGTCAACCACGACAGCATGCCTAATAACAATTTCATGAAAGATGGCTATGCCAATGACCCCTCCGCCACCGAACTCCTCAACGACACCAAAGTGGTGGAGATGGAGATGGAGGATCGGACAAGACTGCCAGTTAAAGAGGAATATGAAAAGGACAATGATAAGGAAGACGATGAGGAGAGAGAAACGTGGGGAaggaaaattgattttcttttatctGTCATCGGTTTTTCAGTCGATCTAGCGAATGTCTGGAGGTTTCCATATTTAGTATACAGAAACGGGGGAG GAGCATTCCTCATACCGTACGTATTGTTTCTACTGATCGGCGGAATGCCCATGCTGTACATGGAGCTGGCACTCGGACAGTATAACAGAGGGGGAGCTATTAGTGTTTGGAAGATCTGTCCAATTTTTCAAGGTAAGTCTGTGTTGACCACTTAG